The following nucleotide sequence is from Zea mays cultivar B73 chromosome 1, Zm-B73-REFERENCE-NAM-5.0, whole genome shotgun sequence.
GTGATAAACTGATAAAGCCGGTAACAATTTTTCCGTGCTGCCCCACCGCAGCGTCTCGACTGGTCCCCTCCTTCCTCTTCTCTTCCTCTTCCTCTCACATCCCGGACAAATCCAATCCGAAATCATCTCCCCCTCGCCTCGCCTAGAAGAGGAAGGAAGAACAGAGATAAGCGACAACGCGTCCCTCCTCGCCTTCCTCCCGCCTCGAGCTCTTCCCGGAGCAACCGGAGCCACAGACGTCAGGACAGCCTAGCGCGTTCCACGCCGGTGAGTTGCCTCGTCCTCCCCTcgtcttcctcctcttctcacgCTTGGCGAGATCCCGATTGACCCGGATCCATGCGAGTATAGCTGGCATGCATTTGGCTCTTCGGTTAATGGTAGGGTGGGGGCGGGCACGCGTGGGTTGGTTGATCGACCGATCTCGCTGTCGCCACCAATCGAATTCAGTGTTGGGCCCTGGGTCGTTGCTCGACTCATCCGATGGTCGGGTTGCTTTGTTGATTACCACCAGGTTGCGATTGGATGCTCATACGTGCCTCGCTTCTTTTTCCTCTTTCGATTCCAGGTATGCAGAACCAGATCATGTGCCATGCTTGCCGGACCCTTCTGCTCTACCCGCGTGGCGCGTCCAGCGTCTGCTGCGCGGTTTGCCAGGCCATCACCACCGTGCCGCCACCAGGTACGTACTGGATGCTTGGTTTCCCTTTTGACTGCTTGCTCCTCTGGGACTGGGACGCGGTAATAATCGCCTCTGGTTCTCTCAACCTGTGCACAGCGAATTAGTTAGGGGTGCATGAGAAACAAACATTTGAGTTTCAGATCATATAcgacaataataataataatgttttAATAGTAATAAACTACAGAGTTTCGTGCTATTTGACAGGTATTGTGATTCTATTTACCATACCAACACAAGAAAAATGAAATGGACAATAATTTACATGTCCCAAGTGACTATCCTTTCTGAATATGAGTTATTTTGTTTGGAAAAGTCGGTTGTTACTAAAGTCTAAGCTTGAGCATACCTAGTTTTGCTGTATGCATTCTCTTTGTTTAACATCTGGTTATCAGCTAGGATTCATGCTAGTTAATAATCTGATTAGGTTGCACGTGCACTTGGTTTTCCCTTGCTGTTTTTTTCTGGATGGAAACATAGAAGTTGGAACTTTGCTAAAATAATGGACGAACACTAGATTAAAGAGATTCCGCCGAGGCCCTGCCCTTCAGCGCACCACGGTGAACCGTCCGAACACCGACGGGATCAAGCGCTGCAACCCTGTGTCCCTTGTAGCTTCACTCCCTCGACAACGGCACGCTTGCGGCAGCGAGGAAGCTCTGGATTGGCGCCCCCCTATTCTCTCTCTGTCTCGGCGGGCGCTCGACACGATCAATGGGCGAGAGAGATTACGAGCCATCGGATTGCGGCCCTATATAGGCTTGGTGTGGCGCCCGCGGACACGGCTAGATCCTAACAACTCCCTATGAAATCCCAACAGATTCCCGAGGTTCACAGCGCGATTTGTTGCGTGGCGGCTATCTGGATCGAGTGCATCTCTAGGAGGAATAGGGGCTCCTGCCTGTGTGGTCCCATACGTCAGCGACGTCAGGGATATACAGGCACGCTGTATTACCCTGCCCGCGCGGGCCCGCCCGACAGTGACACAAGAGCGGCTGCAATTGAGAGCACAGGTGGGCCGGCGAGGTGTAAAGCCCAACTGGACGAAAGCAGGTCTGTGGCCGTGAACCAGAGAAACCCACGAGTGGGCCGAGACGTGGAGGAAACGGGTCCGACACCAGGGCCCCACGTGACAGCGTCTTCACAAATGGAGCAGCGCGCGGAAGACGGCTGACACACGGGTCCCCCCTGTCGGCACTTGAAGCCAGCCGGGCGGAGTGTAATTGGGCCAGTGGCCGCGGTTTTGGCTTAGATCTGATATATTTTTGTTTTTTCTATTTTGTATTTCTTTCTTTTCCATTTCCCATGTTCATATTTCGAATTTTGGTTTGAAATTTGCACACACAATTTGAAATGCTCAAGCAATTAAAACTCCAACATGAGATGCAAAATTATATTTGTTTATTTGTTATTTATTTGAGTGAATGACTCTACATGTATTATAAATGAAAGGAATATTCACTCGGTTAAATAGGAAATACTTGTATTGCTTATTTTCCTAAGTTCAAAATTATATTCTAAAATTTTAAAATCTCAAATTTAGATTTGAGGCATCAAAATTCAATATTACTTTTATTTGTATAGCTAGTTAGAAGGATATGCTGTGATAAAGATTCACGTAGTAATAGATGCTAAATTTTATTTCTCGAATGATGAAGAAACTTCCAACTATCTTAAATACATATTTTAGGGTTTACACTCGTGCGCCTCCCTGGCGGTGCCCAGGGTGAGGCTGGGCTTGGGCCTCTGTTGCCCCTCTAGGGTCGTCGTGGTGGCCCATATTTTGGTCTGCGACACCTTCACACACTAGTTTGATGTTCTTTTTTTTTAACTTGATTATTGCAGGATTGGAGATGGCTCAGCTTATATGTGGTGGCTGTCGAACTTTGCTGATGTATACTCGCAGTGCAGACACCGTAAGGTGTTCATGTTGCAACACAGTGAACCTTGTTAGACCAGGTACTATTGACCCCCGCCCCCTCCTCCTCTGTCTCTGAGGTTTTTACATGACTACTCTAAGACATTCACCCTCTCTTGAGGTAGAAGGGTCAACAAGGACCATTGTCAGTCACAATGAACATGTGGCACACATCTTTCTTTCTGGTAACTTGTTTTAGCATGACCTATAAACCGGGCATAATTTGATGCTttatttagggtgtgtttggttgaggagcggaGGGAAATGGAACGACTCTATTCTTATTTTTTTTATATTTGGTTACCATGGAGGAGAGCGGAGCGGCTCCTGAAGTCTATAAACAACAAATATTTGGGATGCTCTCGCTCCACCAAAATGACCGGATACGAGCGCTCTCATCCCTCTCCTCAACTCAACAGTCATATGGCTCTccaaccaaaaaataaacggagcggctccgctctattctactcttcaaccaaacaaaaaatggagCGGTTCCGTTCTGCTTGCCAAACACAGAATGAAATGGCCCAAttcttagaaattggaatggaaccGCTCCATCCCAGTTGGCTCCCCAACCAAACGCTCCATTAGTTGGGCAAGAGGACATTGAACAATGGCAGTGTGCTTTTTAAACCTGTAATTGTGGGCATCTGTGTGTATCTTGTTCTGTTTTTTGGCGGCTTGCCCATTTTAACTGGCTGGGGACGTTTTGTAGCCTGCTGAGGCCTTTCTGCCATTGAGGCAAaactgtgttttctttctttcctTTAATGCAAGGCAGAGGTTCTTCTTTTCTTATCAATTTTTTTTAGTTGAGCATGGAGCTTAGATTCTAAGTCCATTTGTGTGGTTAACCCTTATGATGAGCAATTTCTCTTTTGTGCAGTGAATAATATAGCTCATGTGAACTGCGGCCAGTGCCGGACAACTTTGATGTATCCATACGGCGCACCTTCAGTAAAATGTGCCGTGTGCAATTATGTCACAGCTACTGGAGTATGCCAAGCCTCATTCTTTGCCTACTTACCATGCAAATGCAATCGGTGTATTATGCAGAGTTTACTGACCTTTGTTCTGAATCTCAGGTAAATACTGTGGCACCCACCCCATCTGCGAGGCCAACATCAGATGGGTCTTCATATAGTGGCTCATCTACTTCTGCTGTAAGCCCTTATTAACGAAATTTAATAGTTTAACTGGTCATTCCCGAAATGTAGAGTGATTTATCACCTTTTTGTTTTCATCCTGCAGCCTAAATCTCAATCTCAGAATGTAACTGTTGTTGTTGAGAACCCTATGACAGTTGATGACAAGGGAAAACTTGTAAGTCTTCTTTACCTACTGACTTGCATATTTTGCATTGCTGATTGAACCGTCGTTTGATTAAATTCGTTCTGTTTGTTTCACACAGGTCAGCAGCGTTGTAGTTGGAGTCACAGCTGGGAAAGAGTGATTTTATTGACACTTCGTACATCATTGTTGTGTTTTCTATACACGAAGTTGGAAAATACCATGTAGCATCCAATGATGGGTTGCTTGGACTTCCTTGAAGAACAGAGATACACCACGAAATATTTGTAGGACCTTCCTAATGAAACCATGGTCGGACGTTGTGTATTGATTCTTTTGTGTGTATAATATGAGCTCCGTTAGACTTGTGTAATCAGATATTTGGGGGAAATACAGCATAGTTTCGCTGTACGTGCATTGTTACACAATTTGTTTGTTTGTTAGTTTGTGCTGTCTTGGTTGTTCATAGCTCGTTACTGCTTTACTTGTATACCGTATTCATGTGAAACGAGTAAGCTGCAATTTTTGTTAACGACTTACTAGGAGATGTGATGCGACAGACAGCGACTGATGACTTGTGGGGTTACCTCTGGCTTCAGCATATGCTTCATTTTTTGTTCTCTGGATTGACAAGGAACAGAAGCTGCATTTGTCGAGTTCGTTCGCTGATTTGACCAGGACGAGTTCTCGAGCGATCCGGATTTGACTTGTCTTTCTTCTTTTCGAGCGATCTTCTTTTCGGCACCGTCTGGTTCTCAGAACTGATCCAGGAACGGAAGTAGTCTTTGATGTGATCATACCAGCATTGTTAACCTTGCCGAACATTTTTACTGGAACTATCACTCGAAGCCGAGCGAAACAAATACAACAAGAGGTGCACACGTTACTTTACGAATTTAAATTAAACATTAATGATAACTTTAtgttacctaagtcgtgtatgttgattttGCTTAGGTTCACAAaaaaggaaggacaaaacatatcaagggcgaatcagagAGAAAAACTATGTTCGAGTCAGTCCAGTGTGACAGAAGCGTCCAGaaaaaacagtcatatcttttgattcccaaaagttaTGAAGGCCCACAAGTACATTTTGAAAAGctattgaagtctagtttccaatgcttttaACACCGACTTAATCGGATCTCCCAGCAAGGCAGCCgatctactttagtgctgactggtcagaaggtcaacaaactgcttgatgaccaagtttcagtattaaactgcatcattctacgaagtttcattagacatgctatacatggtgagaaagcttatcaagttagctttccaacgcATCTAGCCCCACGACATTTGGAGATTACTAGGAGAAAttattatcaaaatactgaaggctgcgcagaagtcaaacagacaCGCGGAATCCAGCTCTAGACATCTCCCGAAGAGACCCCTTCACATTAGCACATTAAAATACTTTCTTTTCGTGTTTATACCTAAGGCTGGCTGtagctagtataaatacccccctatgtctatgatgtaaaacAACTTTTGATAACCTTTGATGATTTGATAATCCAAGTGATTACCGCAGTCGAGCTGCTGAGTGTTTACTCTACCCCTGTTCTTCCTTGTTCTCCTGGACTTGTGAAGAGATTCCTCAGGGATCCACTAGTTCGTGCCTTGTGAGTTCCAGTACGACTGCCTCGCATTGTGTGGATTAGCTCTGGTTGTGGTTCTGCGGTCGTTCGGAGATCGAGTCGAAGTCTACAATATTTCGGTGTCTCTCTCCCCGTCGCTTGGTCACCTTCGACCTTGATCAAGTATAAAGTCAGTTACATGTTGTTCTTCAATAAATTTACCTTGTTATTCCGTTACTTTTATAACCAACCATCCTATTTATCAACCTACTGTCATGAAGATCGGGCCACCCCCAGTACCGAATATAACTCGATACATATCATCTAGTATCAAAGCTTTCGTTGTCACGGTAGGTCTTACTGTCATCCACTTatttatcatagtcttcatccatcTTATATTTTGTTTTGTCCTACAGTCCAAAGCCACAAAAGATTTATAACCCTTTGGCGGTACTGTTACCATGTGTTGTTTAAAGTTGCTAGTTACCACCATCATATTCATATTGTGTAATTACATTTGATCTCGACACTCCATTAGTGTTataaaaaaagagagaaagaaaaaaagagaatAAGAGAAAGAAGTCAAAAAAAAAGAAGTGAAAAAATGTGAAAGTGGATTGTGTTTCAGTTTGTTGCTGAAAATTTCAGTTTACATTGATTTGGTGAGAATCTTTCCAACAACGATTTCATATCTTGTAGCACGTCAACACACTTGGTTGACAGTACCATAGCCCACCTTGATCAGCCTCCTATAGCTCCACTTAAAACCTGAACCGGGACGTTTGACTTGTGATCCTTTCGACCGCTCTACCACTTCTGTCGAAGCTGTCACACCGGCACCATCACAGTCCTATAGATCAGAAAAGAGCTTGGGTAAGTAAGAGGTGAGATTGAGTGTTCCACAAATACTTTCATATTCTACTTTCTCTTGCTTCCCTCGAACATGGTAGGATCCAATTCAAGTGTTCACGATGGAAACCATGGAGACGGAGAGCCCACTGTCTCTCGGGTTGAATTGCATCAGATGGCCGACTCACTCGTGGGGGCCATGGAAAGGATGTTAAATGAACGTCTACCCACGACTAGAGGTCGAAGCCTACATCATCATGATCCAGAAGAATTTAACCGCGAAGAATCCAGAGATGAGAATTCTGGTTTCGGCCATGAATTTGATCCCTTCGGCGATGGCCGTAGAGGTTATGGTGTTGGTCGCCGCGTTGATTTCGATACTCCGCGTGGAAGGCGTCGTGCCCACGGATGCCGAGTAAGATTTGGAGACGAGGAGTATGAAGACCATGATCGTGATGAAGGATCTGATGaaaatccttttgcaaatgaTGGAATGTTTGGTCGGCGTCATCATCACCGACATGCtgattttgaaaatagagaccatTATCATGGGCGTCGTCATAGAAATGACCCAGACCATATTGCCCGAGTCAAGTTGGATATTCCTAAATTTACTGGGAAAGAAAGTGCAGATGAATATCTTAATTGGGCTGAGCAATGTGATGAAATTTTTAGAGTTCACAATTTTTCAGATCAACACCGAGTGAACTTGGCCTCAGTCGAGTTTTCTGGTTATGCTCTTACATGGTGGAATCAACTGCAAGAACATCAACTTAGATTGGGACTAAGACATATTAATACATGGGAAGAGATGAAGCGAGTGATGAAGAGGCGATTTGTTCCTTCTAGCTATCAACGTGATCTTCGGAATCGATTGCAATTATTGAAGCAAGGAAAGAAATCCGTTGATGAATATTTTAAGGAGATGGAGTTGTTGGTAGTGCAGACTGGAATCAGAGAAGATCCCGAGTCAACCACAGCAAGATTTTTAGGCGGACTCAATGAAGAGATTTCTGGATTTGTCGAGATGTTCCCATACCATACCTTGCAAGATCTAGTTGATCAAGCAATACATATAGAGAGAAAAATTCAACAAGAGTCACCTGGAAAATCTTATGCAGGTCATTATAATGCTGTCCCATGGCGCAAACAGCAATCCAGTGCTTATTTTGGTGGAGGTCGATCCCAAGGAAATGCTACTAGGTCTTCTCCATCCAATGGTACATCGAAGATGGTGGCTTCTATAGGTTCATTCCCTGCAAATAAGCAGCGACCTGCTGCTAGTACATTAGACCCGACTGAAGCTTCAGTCGCTACTTCTTCTACCCGTACAAGAGAAATTGTGTGCCATAAGTGCCATGGTCATGGGCACATTGCTGCTCAATGTCCAAGTAGAAGAACAATGTTGTTGAATGAAAAAGGTGAATGGGAATCAGACAGTGATCCATAAGACGACGGACCGAAGTTTGATGAAGAAATTCAACAGGAAGAGAATGAGATCCAGCCAGAAGGAGATCATAACTGTTTTATCTCTCTTCGAGTGCTAAGTGTGACTGCTGAAAGAGAAGAAAATGGACAGCGCCACAATCTTTTCCATACCCGAGGTATGATCAAAGATAAGATATGTcgcatctgaaagggaaatag
It contains:
- the LOC100285990 gene encoding Protein LOL3 precursor, with protein sequence MQNQIMCHACRTLLLYPRGASSVCCAVCQAITTVPPPGLEMAQLICGGCRTLLMYTRSADTVRCSCCNTVNLVRPVNNIAHVNCGQCRTTLMYPYGAPSVKCAVCNYVTATGVNTVAPTPSARPTSDGSSYSGSSTSAPKSQSQNVTVVVENPMTVDDKGKLVSSVVVGVTAGKE